The Brevibacillus brevis genome contains a region encoding:
- a CDS encoding C40 family peptidase has translation MTKRNWKGTTTTVVAILMGTSLLMNGQAYAASETSLTSTTTHNQDKHKIDHKLQQNNEESVDDQNNEQAENEQTDQMVQDGTNIDLTADEESNNNSQNKQTEDKAAASSSDIADQVISKGLKYKGVPYKYGSSKKTTRTFDCSSFTQRVFKEVGVKLPRDSRQQSKVGQKVSKDQLQKGDLVFFRSYGSSSSRITHVAIYAGDNKLLHTYGKPGVTTTKFKGTSWEKRFELGRRVM, from the coding sequence ATGACAAAGCGAAACTGGAAAGGTACCACTACTACGGTCGTAGCTATTCTAATGGGAACTTCTCTTCTCATGAACGGACAAGCCTACGCGGCTTCAGAGACAAGTCTCACCTCCACAACTACACATAATCAGGATAAACATAAGATTGACCATAAGCTGCAGCAGAACAACGAAGAATCAGTTGACGATCAAAACAATGAACAGGCTGAAAATGAGCAAACTGATCAAATGGTGCAAGATGGTACTAACATCGACCTGACAGCCGATGAGGAAAGCAACAATAATAGTCAGAATAAACAGACAGAGGATAAAGCAGCCGCTTCCTCTTCCGACATTGCCGATCAGGTCATTTCAAAAGGATTGAAGTATAAAGGCGTGCCCTATAAATACGGTTCGAGCAAAAAAACAACGCGTACATTTGATTGCTCTTCCTTTACACAGCGAGTGTTCAAAGAGGTTGGAGTAAAACTGCCGAGAGACTCGCGACAACAGTCCAAAGTCGGTCAAAAAGTTTCGAAGGATCAGCTGCAAAAAGGAGATCTAGTTTTCTTCCGCAGCTACGGCAGCTCGTCCTCTCGCATTACCCATGTTGCCATCTACGCTGGAGACAATAAGCTGCTGCATACGTATGGTAAGCCGGGCGTTACGACAACCAAATTCAAAGGAACTTCCTGGGAAAAACGCTTCGAGCTTGGAAGACGTGTGATGTAA
- a CDS encoding S-layer homology domain-containing protein, with product MNVRQNMISLSFLALLTVSFAQPSFAATTPFTDLAHSGAKDKILSLQQQGVIKGVDDSKFAPDETITAAQGIQLIVNAFDLSLAAIRFVKAPQATDFFSKADNDAWYAESLIIAAANGLELPADLDPNAEWTKEQFIHQLMRVMETKGNLPMIKLVPVEIQDDHELTVDYQGSIQRALARDIIELDKENKLHPQKAITREEAAEMIYNALAYLKSHKPLN from the coding sequence ATGAATGTCAGGCAAAATATGATCTCTCTTTCTTTCCTTGCTTTGTTAACTGTATCATTCGCCCAACCAAGCTTTGCTGCAACGACTCCTTTTACGGATCTTGCCCACTCGGGAGCGAAAGATAAAATTCTCTCTTTACAGCAACAAGGCGTGATAAAAGGCGTAGATGATAGCAAATTTGCACCCGACGAAACGATAACGGCCGCCCAAGGTATTCAACTGATTGTAAATGCCTTTGATTTGAGTCTGGCAGCGATCCGTTTTGTAAAGGCTCCACAAGCCACTGACTTTTTTTCCAAAGCGGACAACGATGCTTGGTATGCAGAGAGTCTGATTATAGCGGCAGCGAACGGATTGGAGTTACCAGCTGATCTCGATCCAAATGCTGAATGGACAAAAGAGCAGTTCATTCACCAGCTAATGAGAGTTATGGAGACCAAGGGTAATCTGCCCATGATCAAACTGGTACCAGTAGAAATCCAAGATGATCATGAACTCACCGTGGATTACCAAGGCTCCATTCAACGAGCTTTGGCAAGAGATATTATCGAATTGGATAAGGAAAACAAGCTTCATCCCCAAAAGGCCATCACGCGTGAAGAGGCAGCCGAAATGATTTACAATGCCCTTGCGTATTTGAAAAGCCATAAGCCTCTGAACTAA